A genomic segment from Salvia splendens isolate huo1 chromosome 13, SspV2, whole genome shotgun sequence encodes:
- the LOC121762222 gene encoding kinesin-like protein KIN-4A — MESNSSGEDCCVKVAVHIRPLIGDERIQGCKDCVTVQPGKPQVQIGTHSFTFDHVYGSSGSPSTAMYEESVAPLVDGLFQGYNATVLAYGQTGSGKTYTMGTSLKDGVHTGLIPKAMSALFSKIETLKHEIEFQLNVSFIEIHKEEVRDLLDPSSTHRQEIANGNAAKMTSPGKPPIQIRETSNGVITLAGSTERGVKTLNEMADCLEQGSLSRATGSTNMNNQSSRSHAIFTITVEQMRKLHPGNPNDSNYNDCMTEEYLCAKLHLVDLAGSERAKRTGSDGLRFKEGVHINKGLLALGNVISALGDDKKRKEGVHVPYRDSKLTRLLQDSLGGNSRTVMIACISPADINAEETLNTLKYANRARNIQNKPVVNRDPISNEMLKMRQQLEFLQAELCARGGGVSFDEIQVLKDRIAWLEATNEELCRELNEFRTRGGSIDQYTDNVKVGTNGAMKSEGLKRGLQSIESSDYQMSESSDSGDIDEDTAKELEHTYLQNSMDKELSELNRQLEKKESEMKLFGGYDTTALKQHFGKKLMELEEEKRTVQLERDRLLAEVENLSANTEGHTQKLQDVHSQKLKFLESQIQDLKKKQENQVQLLKQKQKSDEAAKKLQDEIQCMKAQKVQLQNKIKQESEQFRQWKASREKELLQLRKEGRRNEYERHKLQALNQRQKMVLQRKTEEAAMATKRLKELLEARKSSARENSVTTNGNGINGQSNEKSLQRWLAHELEVMVNVHEVRYEYEKQSEVRAALAEELAVLRQVDEFASKGVSPPRGKNGLSRASSMSPNARMSRISSLESMLSITSNSLVAMASQLSEAEERERGVISRGRWNQLRSMGEAKGLLQLMFNHLGDARCELWEKEIEIKEMKEQMKELVGLLRQSEVRKKEMEKELKSREQAVATALSTPPSDSLKHDYMNGPLSPIPVPAQKQLKYTAGVANGSCKESAAFAADQARKMVPIGQLSMKKLALVGHGGKLWRWKRSHHQWLLQFKWKWQKPWKLSELIRHSDETIMRARPRPQPISDVMYRNGH; from the exons atggaatcgAATTCATCTGGTGAAGATTGCTGTGTGAAAGTGGCGGTGCATATAAGGCCTCTCATAGGAGATGAGAGGATTCAGGGATGCAAAGATTGTGTTACTGTACAACCTGGGAAGCCTCAG GTGCAAATTGGGACCCATTCGTTTACATTCGATCATGTTTATGGCAGCAGCGGCTCCCCCTCGACTGCCATGTATGAAGAGAGTGTTGCGCCTCTGGTTGATGGCTTGTTTCAAGGATACAATGCTACTGTTCTTGCCTATGGACAG ACAGGGTCAGGGAAAACGTACACCATGGGTACAAGTCTCAAAGATGGAGTCCACACCGGGCTCATTCCCAAAGCCATGAGTGCTTTGTTCAGCAAGATTGAAACGCTGAAGCACGAAATTGAATTCCAATTGAACGTTTCCTTCATTGAG ATTCATAAAGAGGAAGTGAGAGACCTGCTCGATCCCAGTTCCACTCACAGACAAGAGATAGCGAATGGCAACGCTGCAAAAATGACCAGCCCTGGGAAACCTCCAATACAAATTCGTGAGACGTCGAATGGTGTAATTACACTTGCAGGATCTACAGAGCGTGGTGTGAAGACGCTTAATGAAATGGCTGATTGCCTGGAACAAGGATCGCTAAGCAGGGCGACTGGGAGTACGAACATGAACAATCAGTCGAG CCGTTCTCATGCCATCTTCACCATCACAGTGGAGCAGATGCGTAAACTTCACCCCGGTAATCCTAATGACAGCAATTACAACGACTGTATGACCGAAGAGTATCTTTGTGCAAAGCTGCATTTGGTGGATCTTGCCGGATCAGAGCGTGCGAAGAGAACTGGATCTGATGGTCTACGTTTTAAAGAAG GCGTTCACATTAATAAGGGGCTTCTTGCTCTTGGGAATGTTATAAGTGCACTCGGAGATGATAAGAAGCGGAAAGAAGGCGTTCACGTACCATATCGTGACAGCAAACTTACTCGGCTATTGCAG GATTCTCTTGGTGGAAACAGCAGAACAGTAATGATAG CATGTATTAGTCCTGCTGACATAAATGCCGAAGAGACTCTGAACACTCTTAAATATGCCAATCGCGCTAGGAACATCCAGAACAAACCAGTT GTTAATAGAGACCCCATATCGAATGAAATGCTTAAGATGCGTCAGCAGTTGGAATTTCTGCAAGCTGAACTATGTGCCCGTGGTGGAGGTGTTTCATTTGATGAAATACAG GTTCTCAAGGACAGAATTGCTTGGTTGGAAGCTACTAACGAGGAGCTCTGCCGAGAACTAAATGAGTTTCGAACAAGAGGCGGTTCGATAGACCAATACACAGACAACGTGAAA GTTGGAACCAATGGTGCCATGAAAAGTGAAGGCCTTAAGAGGGGATTGCAAAGTATCGAGTCAAGCGACTACCAGATGAGTGAAAGCA GTGATTCTGGAGACATCGATGAAGATACGGCAAAGGAGTTGGAACACACATATTTGCAGAATAGTATGGATAAAGAGTTGAGTGAGTTGAATCGACAGTTGGAGAAGAAAGAG TCGGAGATGAAACTATTTGGTGGATACGACACCACCGCTCTTAAGCAACACTTTGGAAAGAAATTAATGGAACTTGAAGAGGAAAAAAGGACTGTGCAG CTCGAGAGGGACCGGCTGTTGGCAGAAGTTGAAAACCTTTCTGCTAATACTGAAGGGCATACTCAAAAATTGCAAGATGTCCATTCGCAGAAACTGAAATTTCTTGAATCTCAG ATACAAGATCTTAAGAAGAAACAAGAGAATCAAGTGCAGCTGTTAAAACAGAAACAGAAGAGTGACGAAGCAGCGAAAAAGTTGCAAGATGAAATACAATGCATGAAGGCACAGAAG GTTCAACTGCAAAACAAGATAAAGCAAGAAAGTGAACAGTTTCGACAATGGAAGGCATCTCGGGAGAAGGAACTGCTACag TTGAGAAAGGAGGGAAGAAGGAACGAGTATGAAAGACATAAACTACAAGCACTGAACCAGCGCCAGAAAATG gTTCTTCAGAGGAAGACTGAGGAAGCTGCAATGGCTACTAAAAGGTTGAAAGAATTGCTAGAAGCACGCAAATCTTCAGCTCGTGAAAACTCCG TGACAACCAACGGGAATGGAATTAATGGGCAG aGCAATGAAAAGTCCTTGCAGCGATGGCTTGCGCATGAGCTTGAAGTTATGGTCAATGTTCATGAAGTTCGTTATGAGTACGAGAAGCAAAGTGAAGT ACGAGCTGCATTGGCAGAAGAGTTGGCTGTTTTGAGACAAGTTGATGAATTTGCTTCGAAGGGAGTAAGCCCTCCTCGAGGGAAAAATGGCCTTTCTAG GGCATCTTCAATGTCACCAAATGCAAGAATGTCAAGAATTTCTTCTCTTGAGAGCATGCTGAGTATCACATCGAATTCGCTTGTCGCAATGGCTTCACAGCTTTCAGAAGCAGAAGAACGAGAGCGTGGTGTCATTAGTCGTGGACGCTGGAACCAGCTACGTTCTATGGGAGAGGCGAAAGGCCTGCTTCAGCTTATGTTCAATCATCTTGGTGATGCAAG GTGTGAACTGTGGGAAAAGGAAATCGAAATCAAAGAGATGAAAGAGCAAATGAAGGAACTCGTGGGATTGCTGCGCCAAAGTGAAGTCAGAAAAAAGGAAATGGAGAAAGAGCTAAAATCGAGAGAGCAAGCTGTTGCTACTGCATTGTCGACACCACCATCC GACTCTCTCAAACACGATTACATGAATGGTCCACTGTCTCCAATTCCAGTACCAGCACAGAAGCAACTAAAATATACAGCTGGGGTCGCTAATGGCTCGTGTAAAGAGTCAGCAGCATTCGCGGCCGACCAGGCGCGGAAG ATGGTGCCTATTGGCCAGTTATCGATGAAAAAATTAGCCCTCGTTGGACATGGTGGGAAACTCTGGAGATGGAAGAGGAGCCATCATCAGTGGCTACTACAATTCAAATGGAAGTGGCAAAAACCATGGAAGCTCTCTGAATTGATCAGACACAGCGATGAAACAATCATGAGAGCCAGGCCCCGTCCACAACCTATTTCTGATGTTATGTACCGAAATGGTCACTAG
- the LOC121762224 gene encoding uncharacterized protein LOC121762224 isoform X2 codes for MPQIPNPFSGCWMISLRRKTLHLKEPMQRKFYWEEILGPAGRLFSWPLNKCLLDYIPQRDSTQNVSDKLVVDGADGVGGEKLDNLKTRKRRWLLAILALLMLA; via the exons ATGCCTCAGATCCCCAATCCCTTCTCCGG TTGCTGGATGATTTCATTAAGAAGGAAAACATTACACTTGAAGGAGCCCATGCAGCGGAAGTTTTATTGGGAAGAGATACTCGGCCCAGCGGGGAGACTCTTCTCGTGGCCGCTAAACAA GTGCTTGTTGGATTATATCCCCCAACGAGATAGCACCCAAAATGTAAGTGATAAACTGGTTGTGGATGGCGCTGATGGGGTGGGAGGAGAAAAGCTTGATAATTTGAAGACAAG AAAGAGAAGATGGCTCCTCGCAATTTTGGCCCTGCTGATGCTGGCATGA
- the LOC121762224 gene encoding phosphoacetylglucosamine mutase-like isoform X1: MPQIPNPFSGCWMISLRRKTLHLKEPMQRKFYWEEILGPAGRLFSWPLNKCLLDYIPQRDSTQNVSDKLVVDGADGVGGEKLDNLKTRLGYLTVGVRNCGGGVLTEGVGADYVQKEKMAPRNFGPADAGMS, encoded by the exons ATGCCTCAGATCCCCAATCCCTTCTCCGG TTGCTGGATGATTTCATTAAGAAGGAAAACATTACACTTGAAGGAGCCCATGCAGCGGAAGTTTTATTGGGAAGAGATACTCGGCCCAGCGGGGAGACTCTTCTCGTGGCCGCTAAACAA GTGCTTGTTGGATTATATCCCCCAACGAGATAGCACCCAAAATGTAAGTGATAAACTGGTTGTGGATGGCGCTGATGGGGTGGGAGGAGAAAAGCTTGATAATTTGAAGACAAGGTTGGGTTATTTGACAGTTGGTGTTCGCAATTGTGGTGGTGGTGTACTTACTGAAGGTGTAGGTGCTGACTATGTGCAGAAAGAGAAGATGGCTCCTCGCAATTTTGGCCCTGCTGATGCTGGCATGAGTTGA
- the LOC121762223 gene encoding uncharacterized protein LOC121762223: protein MSGGDADMMEAEAPPPAPPREVGHASDPNGIRNLLVMARKLINQGKPSQALEAVIMAMKIQGGDIAVSQGLNRAQELYRNKIQATSAADELASLFAECAIAEAIPLQPEISHQTISEEEPIEPDPQERSILAETGRRQVMLDAFSDGSSFVCLQCGGLVSNQRKEEHYAFWCYKA, encoded by the exons ATGAGCGGTGGCGACGCCGACATGATGGAGGCGGAGGCTCCGCCGCCTGCTCCGCCGCGTGAGGTCGGCCACGCTTCTGACCCTAACGGTATTAGGAATTTGCTGGTGATGGCTCGCAAGCTCATTAATCAAGGCAAGCCTTCCCAGGCACTCGAAGCG GTGATAATGGCTATGAAAATACAAGGCGGAGACATAGCTGTATCTCAAGGTCTGAATCGTGCTCAAGAACTATACAGGAATAAAATTCAAGCCACTTCTGCTGCTGATGAGTTGGCTTCACTGTTTGCTGAATGTGCAATTGCGGAGGCCATCCCTCTGCAGCCTGAAATATCCCACCAAACGATAAGTGAGGAGGAGCCAATCGAACCCGATCCTCAAGAGAGATCAATCCTCGCTGAGACAGGGAGGAGGCAGGTCATGCTTGACGCATTCTCTGATGGGAGCAGCTTCGTCTGCTTGCAGTGTGGGGGTCTCGTTAGCAACCAACGTAAAGAGGAGCACTATGCTTTCTGGTGTTATAAAGCCTGA